From one Treponema denticola genomic stretch:
- a CDS encoding ComEC/Rec2 family competence protein: protein MVNENKLTRNKFFVLKPIVISACAAVISFYFFCAIENYFNKFLIISIFILSFIIGFIFRKKKYSFIFAGLFIGSLAVLRLFFIYAEPFSLAELNKVKSIQAELTGEAYPAGEKYYAANAKLISFSYNNGAKFSAKGNIKIFFPSELVLQNNAYGISVCKTAYKTGSRKEALANFSKGVIFEASGRFGAKKNAISPLAFFGDKSVPEFLGWRSAILRLRAFLRFYLMRLLSGWGSAGALLLALLSANRDFLILPVSEAFRNAGLAHVLALSGMHVSLVSLAALQMGSVFGKKSLAIKFSLVSIIFFVWFAGAAPSLNRALGMMILIIIGKSLGLQPPMISVLCTMLIFHIAVKPDDALSLGFMLSYGALAGILVFGSAVHDILNGKIPPKILGSFSASIGAQTFTAPIVISKIGVLAPIGIIASIVVSPLISAFLILGLGAIFISLLFPFAGFIFSYFLNAFYALILFIIRTFALFPLMTADSFFDSLTFAILPFTAGLMCVFYADRKLKKRESLLK from the coding sequence GTGGTAAATGAAAACAAATTAACACGTAATAAGTTTTTTGTATTAAAACCGATTGTAATTTCAGCCTGTGCGGCTGTTATATCTTTTTATTTTTTTTGCGCAATAGAAAATTATTTTAATAAATTTTTGATAATTTCTATTTTTATTTTAAGTTTTATAATCGGTTTTATATTTAGAAAAAAGAAATATTCTTTTATCTTTGCAGGGCTTTTTATAGGAAGCCTTGCCGTGTTGCGTCTATTTTTTATCTATGCGGAGCCTTTTTCCCTTGCCGAATTAAATAAGGTTAAAAGCATTCAGGCCGAGCTTACGGGCGAAGCCTATCCTGCCGGTGAAAAATACTATGCTGCAAATGCTAAACTTATTTCTTTTTCGTATAATAATGGGGCTAAATTTTCTGCAAAGGGAAATATAAAAATATTTTTTCCTTCGGAGCTGGTTTTACAAAATAATGCTTACGGAATTTCGGTCTGCAAGACGGCCTACAAGACCGGTTCAAGAAAAGAAGCTTTAGCCAATTTTTCCAAGGGCGTAATATTTGAAGCTTCGGGCCGTTTCGGAGCAAAGAAAAACGCTATAAGCCCCTTGGCCTTTTTTGGAGATAAATCCGTCCCCGAATTTTTAGGCTGGAGATCGGCTATTTTAAGATTAAGGGCTTTTTTGAGGTTTTATCTTATGCGTCTATTGTCAGGGTGGGGGAGTGCCGGTGCCTTGCTTTTAGCCCTCCTTTCTGCAAACAGGGATTTTTTGATTCTTCCTGTTTCGGAAGCTTTTAGAAATGCAGGGCTTGCCCATGTTTTGGCCCTTTCAGGAATGCATGTTTCTTTGGTAAGTCTAGCTGCCTTGCAGATGGGTTCTGTATTCGGGAAAAAAAGCCTCGCGATAAAGTTTTCTCTAGTTTCTATTATCTTCTTTGTTTGGTTTGCAGGAGCTGCTCCCTCTCTTAATCGTGCCCTCGGCATGATGATTCTAATTATTATAGGCAAGTCCTTGGGGCTTCAGCCTCCGATGATTTCGGTTTTATGTACAATGCTTATTTTTCATATTGCAGTAAAGCCTGATGATGCCCTAAGTCTCGGCTTCATGCTTTCTTACGGTGCCTTGGCAGGTATACTCGTTTTTGGAAGTGCAGTACATGATATCTTGAACGGGAAAATACCTCCTAAAATACTGGGAAGTTTTTCGGCTTCAATAGGTGCTCAAACCTTTACCGCCCCCATTGTAATAAGCAAAATAGGAGTCCTAGCTCCTATAGGTATAATTGCTTCTATTGTTGTAAGCCCTCTGATATCGGCTTTTTTAATTTTAGGCCTTGGGGCAATTTTTATTTCTCTTTTATTTCCGTTTGCCGGCTTTATTTTTTCTTACTTTTTAAATGCTTTTTATGCTTTGATACTTTTTATTATTCGAACTTTTGCCCTTTTTCCTCTGATGACGGCAGACTCTTTTTTTGATAGCTTGACTTTTGCGATACTTCCCTTTACGGCCGGCCTAATGTGTGTGTTTTATGCCGATAGGAAATTAAAAAAGAGGGAGAGCCTTTTAAAATGA
- a CDS encoding PilZ domain-containing protein: protein MYILIVFIIVFLLFAAFSFTFPGRRFLDLIRFFTEGKDKGFLFSNLVLLWRTANYVGLEDKTRLFWSVPALDECIRFIARQVENKLDADVSQKMQILLNKLYDYRTKIELEEVQKKRRIESTHEIYIGQICIIFVPRETTVYGKLIANTKNELVFVLFDASAERAEKVNWQNKAVRVYFWKQNDAGYVFSSEAVKAKKIEDRLEVYVKHSKKIVRTQKRKSVRASCDIEGLMFPLRTGDPYNSVYETQGGVKSNVKDISEDGAMFFVRGKAAKGIRMKLQFKLKNTEIVMCGKIVRFIYDQPLNKSRVHFQCEFLDQKMKNVILSYIYNIATTDDNTEFINNILEEENNAHLGTGQEIKDGDFLEDGLPDGQMLYDFAESKGAV, encoded by the coding sequence ATGTATATTCTTATAGTTTTTATTATTGTGTTTCTTTTATTCGCTGCTTTCTCGTTTACTTTTCCGGGGAGACGGTTTTTGGATTTAATCCGTTTTTTTACCGAAGGGAAAGACAAGGGATTTTTATTTTCTAATCTTGTATTGTTGTGGCGGACTGCAAATTATGTAGGTCTTGAAGATAAAACACGTCTTTTTTGGTCGGTTCCGGCCTTAGATGAATGTATACGCTTTATTGCCCGTCAGGTTGAAAATAAGCTGGATGCCGATGTTTCACAAAAAATGCAGATTTTACTTAACAAACTCTATGATTACCGCACAAAAATTGAATTGGAAGAGGTTCAAAAAAAACGAAGAATTGAATCGACGCATGAGATTTATATCGGCCAAATTTGTATTATCTTTGTGCCGCGAGAAACAACCGTTTACGGCAAACTTATAGCAAACACGAAGAATGAGCTTGTGTTTGTCCTCTTTGATGCGTCTGCAGAAAGAGCCGAAAAAGTTAATTGGCAAAATAAGGCTGTAAGAGTTTATTTTTGGAAACAAAATGATGCAGGATATGTCTTTAGTTCTGAAGCCGTCAAGGCAAAAAAAATAGAGGACCGTCTAGAAGTTTATGTTAAGCATTCAAAAAAAATTGTGCGTACACAAAAAAGAAAATCGGTTAGAGCTTCATGCGATATTGAAGGCTTGATGTTTCCTCTCCGTACAGGAGATCCTTATAATTCCGTTTATGAAACTCAGGGCGGAGTAAAATCAAACGTAAAAGACATATCGGAAGACGGAGCCATGTTTTTTGTAAGAGGCAAGGCTGCAAAGGGAATCAGAATGAAGCTGCAATTTAAACTAAAAAATACCGAGATTGTAATGTGCGGTAAGATTGTCCGTTTTATTTATGATCAGCCTTTGAATAAATCACGAGTACATTTTCAATGTGAATTTTTAGATCAAAAAATGAAAAATGTTATTTTGTCCTACATATATAATATAGCAACGACTGATGATAATACCGAATTTATAAATAATATTTTAGAAGAAGAAAATAATGCTCATTTAGGAACCGGCCAAGAAATAAAAGACGGCGATTTTTTGGAAGACGGCTTACCTGACGGTCAAATGCTCTATGATTTTGCAGAAAGTAAGGGGGCTGTATGA
- a CDS encoding CPBP family intramembrane glutamic endopeptidase, with protein MYFDKKSLRFLFEFIFIFIIFVLPPMLNKRDFTPPPQPEGFFYVLVFISKIVFFAAYEEILYRIYLPYRIKSFYGENPESFKSAFAVYEILPVIFFALAHRYLGFLNVLYAAAAGIIFRSLYVLIQKKSSAKCSMTTASIKAALCIIVLHSVHNGIIYLLIFKG; from the coding sequence ATGTATTTTGATAAGAAGAGTCTAAGGTTTTTATTTGAATTTATCTTTATTTTTATCATTTTTGTTCTCCCGCCGATGTTAAATAAGAGAGATTTTACCCCTCCGCCTCAGCCGGAAGGCTTTTTTTATGTTTTAGTCTTTATATCAAAAATAGTTTTTTTTGCAGCCTATGAAGAAATTCTATACCGAATATATTTACCGTATAGAATAAAAAGCTTTTACGGAGAAAATCCTGAAAGTTTTAAATCGGCCTTTGCCGTCTATGAAATTCTTCCGGTCATTTTTTTTGCTCTGGCTCATCGTTATTTAGGGTTCCTTAATGTGCTTTATGCTGCAGCCGCAGGAATAATTTTTAGAAGCCTATATGTTCTTATACAAAAAAAATCCTCTGCCAAATGCAGCATGACAACGGCAAGTATAAAAGCGGCTCTTTGCATTATAGTGCTTCACTCTGTCCATAACGGCATCATCTATCTTTTGATTTTTAAAGGATAA
- a CDS encoding motility associated factor glycosyltransferase family protein produces the protein MSSISNKESAGNREILYKNLFYNAELFSRRFPELSAALGLDSENGIKQFAERIPESYYLEEAKLKEKDKNIFTARINGKYLHSKYNPISEAEKNISLDFFEDKKAKSSCIFCGLGLGYTQELYAKKYPKSSLIIIEPDLFVFFLFLQSRPLDDFFMHENLILLLGLYPKDVLDFFESKSFFDIPIFKIQSLIDVSSSWFSEFEALKKRRNEKTNLNKNTLKKFGKLWLKNFLKNMEQTEGLFGINKIENIFASCPALIIAAGPGLDDTINLVKENEDKFIIIAADTAVRACHRHGLKPDFILLMDAQYWNYFHLADLDISDSILITESSVYPAVFRLKTKAKFLCTSMFPLAQYIEKLIGEKGKLVTGGSVATACWDFARILGCHEIIFAGLDLAFPDFQTHFKGSRFEEDVNAFSNRFFSSETASHLSLYSASPQLKEGYEGKVLSDKRMQMYAWWFESKIAEFPDIKTYNLLPRGLKIPNMPALSMEEFLIKAKASPLSKKIKIEKMSALPNLSSKKEDSLGQASPNLSSALKELSGDLEKTMKLAKEGMDICLNLLDSLKTGKPLEDSIINKSMENLNLIDEKIKTDKTNTIIGFDLLLDEDENKPLKSESFTSVYEENFLIYKKIYETCALIYPLKIKR, from the coding sequence TTGAGCTCAATCTCGAATAAAGAAAGCGCCGGCAATCGTGAAATTTTGTACAAGAACCTTTTTTATAATGCGGAACTTTTTTCTCGCCGGTTTCCTGAGCTCTCTGCTGCCTTGGGACTTGACTCCGAAAACGGTATTAAACAATTTGCCGAAAGAATTCCTGAAAGCTATTATCTTGAAGAAGCAAAATTAAAAGAAAAAGATAAAAATATTTTTACTGCACGCATAAACGGAAAATACCTTCATTCAAAATATAATCCTATAAGCGAGGCCGAAAAAAATATCTCCCTTGATTTTTTTGAAGATAAAAAGGCAAAAAGCTCTTGTATTTTTTGCGGTCTTGGTTTGGGCTATACTCAAGAGCTTTATGCAAAGAAATATCCTAAATCTTCGCTGATTATAATTGAGCCCGACCTCTTTGTTTTTTTTCTTTTTTTACAAAGCCGTCCTTTGGATGATTTTTTTATGCACGAAAATCTGATTCTTCTTTTAGGCCTTTATCCGAAAGATGTGTTGGATTTTTTTGAAAGCAAATCTTTTTTTGATATTCCGATTTTTAAAATTCAGTCCTTGATTGATGTAAGTTCTTCTTGGTTTTCAGAATTTGAGGCCTTAAAAAAACGAAGGAATGAAAAAACAAATTTAAACAAAAATACCTTAAAAAAATTCGGAAAACTTTGGCTTAAAAATTTTTTAAAAAATATGGAACAAACCGAAGGTCTTTTTGGCATCAATAAAATAGAAAATATTTTTGCTTCTTGTCCTGCTTTGATAATTGCTGCCGGCCCCGGCTTAGATGACACGATAAATCTTGTAAAAGAAAATGAAGATAAGTTTATAATCATTGCGGCAGATACGGCTGTAAGGGCTTGTCATAGACATGGCTTAAAACCAGACTTTATTCTTTTAATGGATGCTCAATATTGGAACTATTTTCATCTTGCAGACCTCGATATTTCGGATTCTATTCTTATTACCGAATCTTCCGTATATCCGGCCGTTTTCCGTCTTAAAACAAAAGCCAAGTTTTTATGCACCTCCATGTTTCCCCTTGCTCAATATATAGAAAAACTTATAGGCGAAAAGGGGAAACTTGTTACAGGCGGTTCCGTTGCAACAGCTTGCTGGGATTTTGCAAGAATTTTAGGCTGTCATGAAATTATTTTTGCAGGCCTCGATTTAGCCTTTCCCGATTTTCAAACCCACTTTAAGGGGAGCCGCTTTGAAGAAGATGTAAATGCTTTTTCAAACCGTTTTTTTTCTTCGGAAACAGCTTCTCATCTAAGCCTTTATTCCGCCTCGCCCCAATTAAAAGAAGGCTATGAGGGAAAGGTTTTAAGCGACAAGAGAATGCAGATGTATGCTTGGTGGTTTGAAAGTAAGATTGCCGAGTTCCCCGATATTAAAACCTATAACCTTTTACCGCGGGGATTAAAGATTCCGAATATGCCGGCTCTAAGTATGGAAGAGTTTTTAATTAAAGCAAAAGCTTCGCCTCTTTCAAAAAAAATAAAAATCGAGAAGATGAGTGCTTTACCTAACTTGTCTTCTAAAAAAGAAGATAGTCTTGGACAAGCTTCTCCAAACCTTTCCTCTGCCTTAAAAGAATTAAGCGGCGATTTGGAAAAAACAATGAAGCTTGCAAAAGAGGGTATGGATATATGCCTGAACCTTTTAGACTCTTTAAAAACAGGAAAGCCTCTTGAAGATTCTATCATAAACAAAAGTATGGAAAACTTAAACCTTATCGACGAAAAAATAAAAACCGATAAGACCAACACCATAATAGGCTTTGACCTCTTGCTTGATGAAGATGAAAACAAGCCTCTTAAGAGCGAATCTTTTACCTCCGTTTACGAAGAAAACTTTTTAATATACAAAAAGATATACGAAACCTGTGCCTTAATTTATCCTTTAAAAATCAAAAGATAG
- a CDS encoding penicillin-binding protein — MEEVDSFISKPRFWFFISLVIIFVVLLILQFAKYMIMKEPIVITPKVSTERGTIYDRNKKILAVQTTIYNLYADKTLMKNPAEAAKVLAPVLMQNESDLLEKIQDSKSNFLYLKKRMSESERDLVKNVIDENKLSGIRFESVFNRTYPENTLASTVVGFLGDDGRGKTGVEYSLQNILSPPPETKGYTGKGYDVYLSIDGNIQYMLEKIISKTMEETKAQSAVFLAVDAKTGEVLAYVNSPSASLANFIESTPEQRFDRPANYVYEPGSVFKIFSMAAFLELGSTKDGQVYDCNALFEFDRPNVKPITCLKTHGRVSPRDVIRLSCNDATAQIADITEKNAFYEKIKLFGFGSKTNIELPGESAGLLAPPQNWSIRTKHTIAIGQEIGVSALQLVEAATAFTNKGSTLRLSLISKVADKEGNIVYLHKPSVLNKVISEKNAELLLSYMRTGSIEGIAWRASINGVPIAVKTGTAQMANEKGGGYSKTDFISSCIGIFPADDPKIILYTAVMKPVGQIYGSIVAAPAISEASNEIIDYLGLARENAPTVEHTGRIPISDNKPVVLKDKMPDLTGVPKKLLLELLLQKDFSVKITGDGYVVSQTPPPGTPLKKGMKIELNLE; from the coding sequence ATGGAAGAAGTAGATAGTTTTATTTCAAAGCCCCGGTTTTGGTTTTTTATAAGTCTTGTAATTATTTTTGTTGTTTTGCTTATACTCCAATTTGCAAAGTACATGATAATGAAAGAACCTATAGTGATTACGCCTAAGGTTTCGACCGAAAGGGGAACTATATATGACAGAAATAAAAAAATCCTTGCAGTTCAGACAACTATTTATAATCTTTATGCAGATAAAACCCTTATGAAAAATCCTGCCGAGGCGGCGAAGGTCTTGGCCCCTGTTTTAATGCAAAACGAATCCGATCTCTTAGAAAAGATTCAAGATTCCAAATCTAATTTTTTATATTTAAAAAAAAGAATGAGCGAAAGTGAAAGGGATTTGGTTAAAAACGTTATAGATGAAAATAAATTAAGCGGTATTAGGTTTGAGTCTGTGTTTAACCGCACCTATCCCGAAAATACCTTGGCCTCTACAGTCGTTGGTTTTTTAGGCGATGACGGCAGAGGAAAAACAGGCGTAGAATACTCCCTTCAAAATATTCTTTCTCCCCCTCCTGAAACAAAGGGGTATACTGGCAAGGGCTACGACGTTTATTTAAGCATAGACGGAAACATTCAGTACATGCTCGAAAAAATTATATCGAAAACGATGGAAGAAACAAAGGCTCAATCTGCCGTTTTTCTTGCAGTTGATGCAAAGACCGGAGAAGTCCTTGCCTATGTAAACTCTCCTTCTGCCTCCCTTGCAAACTTTATAGAAAGTACGCCTGAACAGCGTTTTGACCGTCCTGCAAACTATGTTTATGAGCCGGGGTCGGTTTTTAAGATATTTTCTATGGCAGCCTTTTTGGAGTTGGGCTCTACTAAAGATGGGCAAGTCTATGACTGCAATGCTCTTTTTGAATTTGACAGACCCAATGTAAAACCCATCACCTGTTTAAAGACTCATGGCAGGGTAAGCCCGCGGGATGTAATCCGCCTTTCGTGTAATGATGCAACTGCCCAGATTGCCGATATTACCGAAAAAAATGCTTTTTATGAAAAGATTAAACTTTTCGGTTTCGGCTCCAAAACCAATATAGAGCTTCCGGGGGAGTCGGCAGGGCTTCTTGCTCCTCCTCAAAACTGGTCTATACGTACAAAGCACACAATTGCTATAGGACAGGAAATAGGAGTTTCAGCATTGCAGCTGGTTGAGGCTGCAACGGCCTTTACCAATAAGGGATCAACCCTGCGCCTTTCTCTTATTTCAAAGGTTGCCGACAAGGAAGGAAACATCGTCTATCTTCATAAGCCCTCGGTTTTAAACAAGGTTATATCCGAAAAAAATGCCGAGCTGCTTTTAAGCTATATGAGAACGGGCTCCATAGAAGGTATAGCTTGGAGGGCCTCTATCAACGGAGTTCCCATTGCAGTAAAAACCGGAACAGCTCAGATGGCAAATGAGAAAGGCGGGGGCTACAGTAAGACCGATTTTATTTCAAGCTGTATAGGAATTTTTCCGGCAGATGATCCTAAGATTATTTTATATACGGCTGTTATGAAACCTGTCGGACAAATATACGGCTCCATTGTTGCCGCTCCCGCAATTTCAGAGGCCTCAAATGAAATTATAGATTATCTCGGACTTGCAAGAGAAAACGCTCCAACCGTTGAACACACCGGCCGGATTCCCATAAGCGATAATAAACCTGTCGTCTTAAAAGATAAGATGCCCGACTTAACGGGAGTTCCCAAAAAACTTTTGCTTGAGCTTCTTTTACAAAAAGATTTCTCGGTAAAAATTACAGGTGACGGATATGTTGTCTCTCAAACTCCTCCGCCCGGAACACCGCTTAAAAAAGGAATGAAAATTGAGCTCAATCTCGAATAA
- the lepB gene encoding signal peptidase I, whose amino-acid sequence MLKKHKRKLFYFFCFIFFFAFTKACVFDIKKVSGPSMEPSLKDGDCVFIFKLAYGIKHPLKNKYIFRWARPKSGDIIVYRKDGHFTVKRCLGISEEPIEFSKKLGYNYDYSMKVSGKNIPLTAVQFRNLGGMSDEEQVRVPAGYVLALGDNLKESYDSRDYGFVLVDGIYGKVFIWKK is encoded by the coding sequence GTGTTAAAAAAACATAAAAGAAAACTCTTTTATTTTTTTTGCTTTATATTTTTTTTCGCTTTTACCAAGGCTTGTGTCTTTGACATAAAGAAGGTTTCAGGGCCTTCTATGGAGCCTTCTTTAAAGGACGGGGACTGTGTATTTATTTTTAAGCTTGCCTACGGTATAAAACATCCTTTAAAGAATAAGTATATTTTCCGTTGGGCAAGACCTAAAAGCGGCGATATAATCGTGTACCGAAAAGACGGGCATTTTACCGTAAAAAGATGTTTAGGTATTTCGGAAGAACCTATAGAATTTTCTAAAAAATTAGGGTACAATTACGATTATTCGATGAAGGTTTCCGGAAAAAATATACCCTTGACGGCTGTACAATTCCGTAATTTAGGCGGTATGTCCGATGAAGAACAAGTGCGGGTTCCGGCAGGCTATGTTTTAGCCTTGGGAGATAATCTAAAAGAGTCTTATGATTCCCGCGATTACGGCTTTGTCCTCGTTGACGGTATTTACGGTAAGGTTTTTATATGGAAGAAGTAG
- a CDS encoding helicase HerA-like domain-containing protein codes for MEKGIFIGVGESRVELLPNRANRHGLIAGATGTGKTITLKVIAEAFSDMGVPVFLPDVKGDLCSFAEKGEANQKINERLGLLGLSEFEFKSYPIRLWSILKETGHPIRTTISEMGPLLLSKLLNLNEVQAGVLNIAFRVADEDGLLLLDIKDLKSILVYIGENSKNLKLKYGNISDSSIGAIQRALLILEGEGAENFFTEPALEIADFFKLTSDGRGYINILNSTSLYQRPNLYSTFLLWFLSELYENLPEAGDTEKPKIVFFFDEAHLLFNNLSSVLIEKIETMIRLIRSKGVAVFFVTQNPADLPESILSQLGNKFQHALRAFTPKDQKAIKLSAETFRSNPKFDTAKVLTELKTGEALVSLLQEDGSPSVSQRVLIAPPKSKIGTVGEAKLKAIVEESPLLYKYKDIIDRESAYEILMGRFEEKKLVAERELEEKRLTKEAAAKAKEEAALIRAENARIRAENARRSLEESQNKKQRSEAGRLGRVLVDSMTRTVGREITRGVFGSIKKMFK; via the coding sequence ATGGAAAAAGGAATTTTTATCGGAGTAGGAGAGAGCAGGGTGGAACTTCTGCCTAATCGTGCAAATAGGCATGGCCTCATTGCGGGGGCTACGGGAACGGGGAAGACTATTACCTTAAAGGTAATTGCAGAAGCCTTTAGCGACATGGGTGTCCCCGTTTTTTTGCCCGATGTAAAGGGAGACTTATGCAGCTTTGCCGAAAAGGGCGAGGCTAATCAAAAAATAAACGAAAGACTGGGTCTTTTAGGGCTTTCCGAATTCGAGTTTAAATCCTATCCTATACGCCTTTGGAGTATCTTAAAAGAAACAGGCCATCCGATACGTACTACCATATCTGAGATGGGGCCCCTTCTTTTATCCAAACTTTTAAATTTAAACGAGGTTCAAGCAGGTGTTCTAAACATTGCCTTTAGAGTAGCAGACGAGGATGGATTACTCCTTTTGGATATAAAAGACCTAAAGTCGATCTTGGTTTATATAGGCGAAAACAGCAAAAACTTAAAGCTTAAATACGGTAATATTTCCGATTCTTCTATAGGAGCAATTCAACGGGCTCTCCTCATTTTGGAAGGAGAGGGTGCCGAGAATTTTTTTACAGAGCCTGCCTTGGAAATTGCCGATTTTTTTAAGCTTACCTCGGACGGGAGGGGCTATATAAACATTTTAAATTCTACAAGCCTTTATCAAAGGCCAAATCTTTACTCGACATTTTTGCTTTGGTTTTTGTCCGAGCTTTATGAAAACCTCCCTGAAGCCGGAGACACGGAAAAACCGAAAATCGTTTTCTTTTTTGATGAAGCTCATCTTCTTTTTAATAATTTATCTTCAGTCCTCATCGAAAAGATAGAGACCATGATCAGGCTTATCCGCTCAAAGGGTGTTGCAGTTTTTTTTGTTACGCAAAATCCTGCCGATTTGCCTGAAAGTATTTTAAGCCAGTTGGGGAATAAATTTCAACATGCTCTTAGGGCATTTACCCCCAAAGACCAAAAGGCCATAAAGCTTTCGGCCGAAACCTTTAGGTCTAATCCTAAATTCGATACGGCTAAGGTCCTTACCGAGCTTAAAACTGGTGAAGCCCTTGTTTCCCTCTTACAGGAAGACGGAAGTCCATCTGTAAGTCAAAGGGTTCTGATAGCTCCCCCTAAGAGTAAGATAGGAACCGTAGGGGAGGCAAAACTTAAAGCTATTGTTGAAGAGTCTCCCCTTCTTTATAAGTACAAGGATATAATCGACAGGGAATCCGCCTATGAAATTCTTATGGGCCGGTTTGAAGAAAAGAAGCTTGTTGCCGAAAGAGAACTTGAAGAAAAACGCCTTACTAAGGAGGCCGCTGCAAAGGCAAAAGAAGAGGCTGCCTTAATCAGGGCCGAGAATGCCAGAATACGGGCAGAAAATGCAAGGCGCAGTTTGGAAGAGAGTCAAAATAAAAAACAAAGAAGCGAAGCCGGGAGGCTGGGCCGTGTCTTGGTTGACAGTATGACCCGTACGGTAGGCAGAGAAATTACCCGCGGAGTTTTCGGCTCGATAAAAAAGATGTTTAAGTAG
- a CDS encoding metallopeptidase TldD-related protein, protein MKDKIISILKNKKNIDGYRLVLTKIRSGEMFLVRDKMDMNRAKNVLHTSLTVYKDFEEAGKKYRGSADVSLSPTMDEEEINKKIEEAAFAAQFVKNEWYPLSRPSSEKPFSISSSFDTENLNEELVKIQKAIYKKRDTKAEINSTEIFIDNMEVQIVNSEGVDVRFKKYKGYIEVITDCSIGKEEVEIYGDNSFSTESEKLIDNMVSEQLKETEERALAEKAKHLKSVNVIITNTAAASFFDFYISQASASMVYTKSSAAKLGENFQGSGVKGDKVNIKLVPNMAGSPYSAPYDGDGLLLKEHELYKDGIVKTYHGSIKFAHYLNVEPTGNIINFEVGAGAKTEAELKKEPYVEILTFSDFFQDEVTGDFGGEFRLARYFDGKALHIINNGSISGNMFDAQKEFYFSKERVQHSNYLGPKSIMIPNMEVLGD, encoded by the coding sequence ATGAAAGATAAGATAATTTCTATTTTAAAGAATAAAAAAAACATAGACGGATACAGGCTTGTTCTTACAAAGATAAGATCGGGCGAGATGTTTTTGGTAAGGGATAAGATGGATATGAACCGTGCAAAAAATGTTCTTCATACCTCGCTCACGGTTTATAAAGATTTTGAAGAGGCCGGAAAAAAATACAGAGGTTCTGCCGATGTAAGCCTTTCGCCCACAATGGACGAGGAGGAAATAAATAAAAAAATTGAAGAGGCTGCTTTTGCCGCCCAATTTGTTAAAAACGAATGGTATCCTCTCAGCCGTCCTTCTTCCGAAAAGCCCTTTAGTATTTCTTCTTCATTCGATACCGAAAACTTAAATGAAGAATTGGTCAAGATTCAAAAAGCAATTTATAAAAAGCGGGATACGAAGGCCGAAATCAATTCTACCGAAATCTTTATCGACAACATGGAAGTCCAAATAGTAAACTCCGAAGGCGTGGATGTTCGGTTTAAAAAATACAAGGGCTATATCGAAGTTATAACCGATTGTTCTATCGGTAAAGAAGAAGTTGAAATTTACGGGGATAATTCTTTTTCGACTGAAAGTGAAAAGCTCATAGACAATATGGTTTCGGAGCAATTAAAGGAAACGGAAGAAAGGGCTCTTGCCGAAAAGGCCAAGCATCTTAAATCGGTCAATGTAATAATCACAAATACGGCAGCCGCTTCTTTTTTTGACTTTTATATTTCGCAAGCCTCCGCTTCGATGGTTTATACAAAGTCATCTGCTGCTAAGTTGGGAGAAAACTTTCAAGGAAGCGGGGTAAAAGGAGACAAGGTTAACATCAAGCTCGTTCCCAATATGGCGGGTTCTCCTTATTCTGCTCCCTATGACGGGGACGGTCTTCTTTTAAAAGAGCACGAGCTTTATAAGGACGGCATCGTAAAAACTTACCACGGCTCTATAAAGTTTGCCCATTACTTAAATGTGGAACCCACGGGCAATATAATAAATTTTGAAGTCGGTGCAGGAGCTAAAACGGAAGCTGAACTAAAAAAAGAACCCTATGTCGAAATATTAACATTTTCCGACTTTTTTCAAGATGAGGTAACCGGAGACTTCGGCGGCGAGTTTAGGCTTGCCCGCTATTTTGACGGGAAGGCTCTGCACATAATAAATAACGGCTCAATTTCGGGAAACATGTTTGATGCTCAAAAAGAATTTTATTTTTCAAAGGAAAGGGTGCAGCATTCAAACTATCTCGGCCCTAAAAGCATTATGATTCCGAATATGGAAGTCTTGGGGGATTAG